The following coding sequences are from one Chanos chanos chromosome 12, fChaCha1.1, whole genome shotgun sequence window:
- the mfsd2ab gene encoding sodium-dependent lysophosphatidylcholine symporter 1-B → MAKGEGAEQSSNATLLQKPASQDEIKLASKHEQRGRLSVCSKLCYAVGGAPYQITGCALGFFLQIYLLDVALLDPFYASIILFVGRAWDAVTDPTVGFLVSRSPWTRFGRMLPWVVLSTPFAVLCYFLIWYVPPFEDGKVIWYLVFYCLFQTLQTCFHVPYTALTMFISSEQKERDSATAYRMTVEVLGTVIGTAIQGQIVGLANAPCIPVGDEFNVTTTMSMSEVNISEPRISLTHTRNAYMIASGVICAIYILCAIVLFFGVREIKEISKPKSERMSFVQGICLVMRHVPYAKLVMGFLFTSLGFMLLEGNFALFCSTTLGFRNDFQNILLVIMLSATLSIPFWQWFLTRFGKKTAVYFGSSSVIPFLILVACVESNLVVTYIVSFMAGVSVASAFLLPWSMLPDVVDDFKVANPETQGHEAIFYSFYVFFTKFASGVSLGISTLSLDFAGYITRGCSQPKEVHLTLKILVSAAPIFLIIIGLIIFVTYPINEERRQGNRKLLQEQRDNEVDSETDSTELGNLV, encoded by the exons ATGGCAAAAGGAGAAGGAGCCGAACAGTCTTCAAATGCCACATTATTACAGAAACCTGCCAGTCAAGATGAAATTAAATTAGCCAGCAAG CATGAACAGAGGGGTCGGCTGTCGGTGTGTAGCAAGTTGTGCTATGCTGTTGGAGGAGCGCCCTATCAGATCACGGGATGTGCTCTAGGTTTCTTCCTACAGATTTACCTTCTGGATGTGGCACTG CTGGATCCATTCTATGCTTCTATCATCCTGTTTGTGGGGCGAGCCTGGGATGCCGTCACTGACCCCACCGTGGGCTTTTTGGTCAGCCGAAGCCCTTGGACCAGATTTGGCAGAATGCTACCATG GGTTGTTCTGTCCACTCCTTTTGCAGTTCTGTGCTACTTTCTCATCTGGTACGTTCCACCTTTTGAGGATGGCAAAGTCATCTGGTATCTTGTTTTCTACTGTCTCTTCCAGACTCTTCAGACA TGTTTCCATGTGCCATACACTGCCCTTACCATGTTCATCAGTTCtgaacagaaggagagagattcaGCCACTGCTTACA GGATGACTGTTGAAGTGTTGGGAACTGTCATTGGTACTGCCATCCAAGGCCAGATTGTGGGGCTAGCCAACGCTCCATGTATTCCCGTCGGCGACGAGTTCAACGTCACAACCACGATGTCTATGTCAGAGGTCAACATCAGTGAGCCACGTATTTCATTGACCCATACG AGAAACGCCTATATGATTGCATCTGGAGTCATCTGTGCTATCTATATCCTGTGTGCAATTGTACTCTTCTTTGGCGTGAGGGAAATCAAAG AGATCAGCAAGCCCAAATCAGAGCGCATGTCTTTTGTCCAGGGTATCTGCTTGGTGATGAGACATGTTCCCTATGCCAAGCTGGTCATGGGatttctcttcacctctctggGTTTTATG CTCCTGGAGGGGAACTTTGCCCTTTTCTGCAGCACCACTTTGGGTTTCCGAAACGACTTCCAGAACATCTTACTTGTCATAATG cTTTCTGCTACTCTTTCCATTCCGTTCTGGCAATGGTTCCTCACTCGCTTTGGCAAGAAGACAGCTGTCTACTTCGGCTCTTCG TCTGTCATACCATTCCTGATCCTGGTGGCGTGTGTGGAGAGTAATCTGGTTGTGACTTACATTGTATCTTTCATGGCTGGTGTCAGTGTGGCCTCTGCCTTTCTTCTGCCATG GTCCATGCTTCCTGATGTGGTGGATGATTTCAAAGTGGCCAATCCTGAAACTCAGGGACACGAAGCCATCTTCTATTCCTTCTACGTGTTCTTCACCAAGTTTGCCTCCGGAGTCTCCCTGGGAATCTCGACACTTAGCCTTGA TTTTGCTGGGTACATCACAAGAGGCTGCTCACAACCAAAGGAAGTGCATTTGACTTTGAAGATACTGGTTTCCGCTGCTCCCATTTTCCTCATCATTATTGGGCTAATCATATTTGTGACTTACCCCATCAATGAGGAGAGACGACAGGGTAACCGGAAGCTTCTTCAGGAACAAAG GGACAATGAAGTTGATTCAGAAACAGATTCCACCGAGCTGGGCAATTTGGTGTAA
- the yars1 gene encoding tyrosine--tRNA ligase, cytoplasmic, whose product MGEQLSPDEKFHLITRNLQEVLGEEKLKQILQERELKVYWGTATTGKPHVAYFVPMSKIADFLKAGCEVTILFADLHAYLDNMKAPWELLELRTKYYEQIIKAMLESIGVPLEKLKFVKGTDFQLSREYTLDVYRLSSVVTEHDAKKAGAEVVKQVEHPLLSGLLYPGLQALDEEYLKVDAQFGGVDQRKIFTLAEKYLPSLGYTKRIHLMNPMVPGLTGGKMSSSEEESKIDLLDRKEDVKKKLKKAFCEPGNIQNNGVLSFVKHVLFPLHSEFVVKRDPKWGGDKVYTVYEEVEKDFAEEQIHPGDLKASVEVALNQLLDPIRKKFETAELKKLTSAAYPAPSKNKGVAKGNPKTAAEEDEIIPSRLDMRVGKIISVDRHPDADSLYLEKIDVGEAEPRTVVSGLVAYVPKEELQDRMVVLLCNLKPQKMRGIESQAMLLCASVEGEPRKVEPLDPPEGSSPGERVFIEGYESGKPDDELKPKKKVFEKIQVDLKISDELVAQWKEKNLMTKLGQITCKTLKGGNIS is encoded by the exons ATGGGAGAGCAACTGAGTCCAGATGAGAAGTTTCATCTCATTACTCGTAATCTTCAG GAGGTTCTTGGAGAGGAGAAGTTGAAGCAGATTCTTCAGGAGAGAGAACTGAAGGTGTACTGGGGTACAGCGACCACAGGGAAGCCCCATGTAGCTTACTTCGTCCCTATGTCCAAGATTGCTGACTTCCTAAAGGCTGGTTGTGAG GTGACCATCCTGTTTGCGGACCTTCATGCTTACTTGGACAACATGAAGGCCCCCTGGGAGCTGCTAGAACTCAGGACCAAGTATTATGAACAGATTATAAAAGCCATGCTGGAAAGCATCGGGGTCCCACTAGAGAAGCTGAAGTTCGTTAAAGGCACAGATTTTCAGCTCAGTAG AGAGTACACACTGGATGTGTACAGGCTCTCATCTGTAGTCACTGAGCACGACGCTAAAAAGGCTGGAGCTGAAGTGGTCAAACAGGTGGAACATCCGCTCTTGAGTGGCCTGCTTTACCCTGGACTTCAG gCTCTGGATGAAGAGTATTTAAAAGTGGATGCTCAGTTTGGAGGAGTGGACCAGAGGAAGATTTTCACTCTGGCTGAAAAG TACCTACCATCTCTAGGCTATACAAAGCGCATCCATCTGATGAACCCTATGGTTCCAGGATTGACTGGAGGCAAGATGAGCTCCTCTGAAGAG GAATCTAAGATCGACCTGCTTGACAGGAAAGAGGATGTGAAGAAAAAGCTGAAGAAGGCCTTCTGTGAGCCTGGAAATATCCAGAACAACGGTGTTCTGTCCTTTGTCAAACATGTTCTCTTTCCCCTGCATTCTG AATTTGTTGTCAAGAGAGATCCAAAATGGGGTGGTGATAAAGTGTACACAGTCTatgaggaggtggagaaagacTTTGCAGAAGAG CAAATTCACCCAGGTGATCTGAAGGCTTCTGTCGAGGTGGCCCTGAATCAATTACTGGACCCTATCAGGAAGAAGTTTGAGacagctgaactgaaaaaacTTACCAGTGCTGCTTACCCAGCGCCTTCCAAAAACA AGGGAGTGGCTAAAGGGAATCCCAAAACTGCAGCGGAAGAGGACGAGATCATTCCCTCTAGGCTGGACATGAGAGTTGGGAAAATCATCAGTGTGGACAGG CATCCAGATGCAGATTCCCTGTACCTGGAGAAGATTGATGTTGGTGAGGCAGAACCTCGAACAGTAGTGAGTGGGCTAGTGGCATACGTTCCCAAGGAAGAGTTGCAGGACCGTATGGTGGTGTTGCTATGCAACCTGAAACCACAGAAGATGAGGGGCATTGAATCTCAGGCTATGCTGCTTTGTGCCTCAGT TGAGGGTGAGCCCAGAAAAGTGGAGCCTTTGGACCCTCCAGAGGGGTCGTCACCAGGGGAACGGGTTTTCATTGAAGGATATGAATCAGGGAAGCCTGACGACGAACTGAAACCAAAGAAGAAGGTGTTTGAGAAGATACAG GTGGATTTGAAGATCTCAGATGAACTTGTCGCTCAGTGGAAGGAGAAAAATTTGATGACAAAACTAGGACAAATCACCTGTAAAACACTGAAAGGTGGTAATATCAGTTAA
- the nhsl3 gene encoding NHS-like protein 3 encodes MSKNTSTGDLVPRDITEILAQQNRSNKSKKKRGSSLGRAFSWLRGTKRKRSFSNGLSRAGQGVRPAESSISKQVQPNQEPSKAGTKQDEQRKLTVHYSASSHYQENVFIEGSRPQYLEDLHTEAQEGLRILQQEEHKNGVDFQDDQTIVKKDATNRETDGSLESGNTAFNSVISATTASVVSSRSMLMRQGSTFKPLNTVKRLDKTGRRSRRTTIMGIPHQVQRELGMGKGASIQQLQNGEEHVSHGVVVIPTIDGEMPPVNHEGARIHLQDIEALHNAREEQLLRHHIQSVYRDDLALHRKIGPRMCLTQRPKSLAVPGMTSSSLLQEPHGPVMSISPQATYLSKIIPNAILPAAVDVIKIDRSRSRGSVRTVSKSSLASASPASSRSGEGSNGDPPTTRSNWSQSQSSDTVVSNSSTISSKATAQSQPASNCNKEVTDLNIGDQVSLGSSTSWMSCTKKYNQETERGCDSAGELNDAHECIRDSRAFSRSLSVMKTKLPPAPPTRTYSLHPEKLKRRSRELVDIKDFSDLGHSEQQIGMDMCNAKTDTASSNNTKNLVHASVSSSTDDSQSSPITSQASPDQGSSTDQIESFNSSPQKTSSNGSTFIRTLSPSSGYSSQSATPTLSPKDISPSSPGKLRVKPPKPERTGTRTSPVVSVSSSTTSLSSATSDSVHQDIQSKRTLSQPAKTCSHVTMVKNTVTPVHSSVTLGELFNIPPPPKVKAPSPPPPETWAHNKHTFELLCGPGPNTNRLYQLLRQQQKGVLTMQKQETLTIHSAELVSSQKKTPLEKNALSLSEKQEIVSDDHSEPAPVLAHQQIDKTTTETIVLNDSESSIIHKAENESPEIPMEEINNTQLKPEHKYLDNLETNQENLVMPKTKQSPTKLKESMPSQTIHIYVSLESNSCATLTENNNAGDETVTECATKKISNSQQSSTHTLSVGVPELNGISPPPSPPPAHHPPPPPSKKSPTSSIVTQSPEQEDSSIVESSWPPPPPPMEDSSDLVFEGQDEQEFPPPPPPFMQDSLSHTMESCTGESEDEALKGESKLCEVHEVTKQSVLPINLPKTIQEQVTLAEDTPVDPTTKVKEIKPADPSPSKPCNNFSQVSVNQGHIVPLETSSSLHEVRPLLEEVPPLPHEAPPNPPTVTTLNVPDPSTNHQTSCTALEPSIQVPVAPPAPTEDQFTINFRRASSSASKEGRNKELLSRNKSSPIPKEDANIPLVTPSLLQMVRLRSVSVGEDPTKVLSKDAAPSTEEISLTGHVIPQKPIRKSLCIKSTPPSIKSTPVTVTAPSMCLQEAIRMKTAAMSPKDGLSARLNLRSSLSSTASSEVPSPSPKSSEGGELLKSPTSTASFIFSRSTKKVVIETPTSPEAQASLKQSLAAELMQVSDQAKLMTANGTKKSVKLPPPVAKKPAHGTNRPDKPGITTAATMGNSSSEILSSPPEGVISEMGVWSIED; translated from the exons ctggGACAAAGCAGGATGAGCAAAGGAAGCTGACAGTGCACTATTCAGCTTCGAGCCACTACCAGGAGAATGTGTTCATTGAGGGCAGTAGGCCACAGTACCTGGAGGACCTGCACACTGAGGCTCAGGAGGGGCTGAGAATACTACAGCAGGAAG AGCACAAGAATGGGGTGGATTTCCAGGATGATCAAACAATTGTAA AGAAGGAtgccacaaacagagaaacagatgggtCATTGGAGTCTGGCAACACTGCCTTTAACTCTGTCATCTCAGCAACCACAGCGTCTGTGGTGTCTTCCCGTTCTATGCTTATGCGCCAAG GCTCCACATTTAAGCCCTTGAACACGGTGAAGAGACTGGACAAAACTGGGAGGAGAAGTAGACGAACAACTATTATGGGCATACCGCATCAGGTCCAGAGGGAGCTAG gtATGGGGAAAGGTGCTTCAATTCAGCAGCTCCAAAATGGTGAGGAACATGTTTCCCATGGCGTAGTGGTTATTCCCACTATTGATGGGGAGATGCCTCCTGTGAATCACGAAGGAGCACGGATACACCTTCAGGACATAGAGGCTCTTCACAACGCCAGAGAGGAACAACTTCTCAGGCACCACATCCAGTCTGTCTATAGGGATGACCTTGCCCTCCACCGAAAGATTGGACCTCGAATGTGTCTTACACAGAGGCCAAAATCTCTTGCTGTGCCGGGGATGACTTCCTCCAGCTTACTTCAGGAGCCCCATGGCCCAGTCATGTCAATCTCACCCCAAGCCACCTACTTGTCCAAAATAATTCCCAACGCCATCTTGCCAGCTGCAGTGGATGTCATTAAAATTGACCGCAGTCGTAGCCGGGGCAGTGTTCGTACGGTCAGTAAGAGCAGCTTAGCATCAGCCAGTCCAGCCTCTTCACGTTCAGGAGAAGGCTCTAATGGTGACCCACCCACGACCAGATCAAACTGGAGCCAGTCACAGTCCTCTGACACTGTTGTCTCCAACTCCTCCACCATCTCATCCAAAGCAACAGCTCAAAGTCAGCCTGCATCAAACTGCAACAAAGAAGTCACAGATTTAAACATTGGTGATCAGGTGAGCCTTGGTAGCTCTACCAGCTGGATGAGCTGTACTAAGAAGTATAATCAGGAAACTGAGAGAGGGTGTGATAGTGCAGGGGAGCTGAATGATGCTCATGAATGCATCCGGGACAGTCGTGCTTTTTCTCGCAGTTTGTctgtgatgaaaacaaaactacCACCTGCCCCACCCACGAGGACTTACTCTCTGCACCCTGAAAAGCTCAAGAGGAGGTCTCGAGAGCTAGTTGACATTAAAGACTTTAGTGATTTGGGGCACAGTGAACAGCAGATAGGAATGGATATGTGCAATGCCAAGACAGATACTGCTTCCtccaacaacacaaaaaacctTGTGCATGCTTCAGTGTCCAGTTCTACAGATGATTCCCAGTCTTCTCCCATTACCAGCCAAGCCAGTCCTGACCAAGGATCCTCCACAGATCAAATAGAATCATTCAACTCATCTCCTCAGAAAACATCTTCAAATGGGAGCACATTCATAAGGACCCTGTCCCCTTCAAGTGGATACTCCAGTCAAAGTGCCACTCCAACTCTCTCCCCAAAAGACATCTCTCCATCTTCCCCAGGAAAACTGAGAGTGAAACCTCCAAAACCGGAGAGGACAGGCACACGCACTTCTCCTGTAGTCTCAGTTTCATCATCGACAACTTCTTTGTCTTCAGCCACATCAGATTCTGTTCATCAAGACATTCAATCCAAACGCACACTGTCACAGCCAGCTAAGACATGCTCTCATGTTACTATGGTGAAAAACACAGTGACCCCTGTACATTCATCAGTAACTCTTGGGGAGCTCTTTAATATTCCACCACCACCTAAAGTAAAAGcaccctctcctccacctcctgaaACTTGggcacacaacaaacacacctttGAATTATTATGTGGCCCAGGCCCAAATACTAATAGGTTATATCAGCTACTAAGGCAGCAGCAAAAAGGAGTTCTTACAATGCAAAAGCAAGAGACTCTTACAATACATAGTGCTGAGTTAGTCTCTTCGCAGAAAAAGACACCACTGGAAAAAAATGCTCTGTCACtttcagaaaaacaagagaTTGTATCTGATGACCACAGTGAACCTGCACCAGTGCTAGCACATCAGCAAATAGACAAAACTACAACTGAGACTATAGTTTTGAATGATTCAGAAAGTTCAATAATCcacaaagcagaaaatgaaagtCCAGAAATTCCAATGGAAGAGATAAATAATACACAACTGAAACCAGAACATAAATACTTAGATAACCTGGAGACGAACCAAGAAAACCTAGTGATGCCAAAGACCAAGCAATCACCTACCAAGCTTAAGGAGAGTATGCCATCACAAACAATTCACATTTATGTGTCATTAGAGAGCAACAGCTGTGCAACACTGACTGAAAATAATAATGCAGGAGACGAAACTGTAACAGAGTGTGCTACCAAGAAAATCTCAAATTCTCAACAATCTTCCACACATACCCTGTCTGTAGGAGTTCCTGAACTGAATGGTATttctccaccaccttcaccacctCCTGCCCATCAtcctcccccacctccctccaAAAAGTCCCCAACCTCCTCAATAGTCACACAATCACCTGAACAAGAGGATTCATCTATCGTAGAGTCTTCTTGGCCACCACCCCCTCCACCGATGGAGGACTCATCAGATTTAGTCTTTGAGGGGCAAGATGAACAAGAATTtccaccacccccaccacctTTCATGCAGgattctctgtcacacacaatgGAAAGCTGCACTGGGGAGTCTGAAGATGAGGCACTAAAAGGTGAATCCAAGCTATGTGAAGTTCATGAAGTCACAAAACAAAGTGTACTTCCCATCAATCTGCCTAAAACAATACAAGAGCAAGTCACTCTTGCTGAAGACACCCCAGTAGACCCCACCACAAAAGTAAAGGAGATTAAACCAGCTGATCCATCACCATCCAAACCTTGCAATAACTTTTCACAGGTCTCGGTAAACCAAGGTCACATTGTACCTTTGGAAACATCCTCTTCATTACATGAGGTCCGACCTCTGCTGGAGGAAGTGCCACCTTTACCCCATGAGGCTCCACCTAATCCACCAACAGTGACTACACTGAATGTTCCAGATCCTAGTACTAATCATCAAACATCATGCACTGCTTTAGAACCCTCTATACAGGTGCCTGTTGCACCACCTGCTCCAACAGAAGATCAGTTTACCATTAACTTCAGAAGAGCATCAAGCTCAGCGAGCAAAGAGGGTAGGAATAAAGAACTCCTTTCACGGAACAAGAGCTCCCCCATTCCAAAGGAGGATGCTAACATACCCCTGGTCACTCCATCCCTCCTACAGATGGTGCGTTTACGATCAGTAAGTGTTGGTGAAGATCCCACTAAAGTGCTCTCCAAGGACGCTGCACCAAGTACTGAAGAGATATCACTAACTGGTCATGTTATACCCCAGAAACCTATCCGGAAGTCCCTCTGCATAAAATCAACACCACCATCCATAAAGTCAACCCCTGTTACAGTAACAGCACCTTCAATGTGCCTACAGGAGGCCATACGGATGAAGACAGCTGCCATGTCTCCAAAAGATGGACTCTCAGCCAGGCTGAACCTGCGCTCATCCCTGTCCTCTACAGCTAGTAGCGAGGTACCTTCCCCTTCCCCCAAGTCATCAGAGGGAGGTGAACTGCTTAAGTCCCCCACATCTACCGCCAGCTTTATTTTCTCCAGAAGCACAAAAAAAGTGGTAATAGAAACACCTACGTCTCCAGAAGCACAGGCCAGCCTCAAGCAAAGTCTTGCAGCTGAGCTAATGCAGGTCTCCGATCAGGCTAAATTAATGACTGCAAATGGCACAAAGAAATCAGTTAAACTGCCGCCACCTGTGGCAAAGAAACCGGCACATGGTACAAATCGTCCAGACAAGCCAGGAATAACCACAGCTGCTACGATGGGGAACTCTTCAAGTGAGATACTTAGCTCACCCCCAGAAG GCGTCATCAGTGAGATGGGGGTATGGTCCATCGAAGActga